The region GGCTTGCTCGAAGTCGCGGGCGGAGATTTTCCCGGGTCCGCCCTCGTTCACCTCCGGACCGTCAGCCGGACGCTACGCGCGTGGACGCTACCGACAGAGGTCGCGATTCCCGATTCGCATTCGGTCGTCACCGACGACGGAATCGCCGACCCCCGCATCGCAGAGCGGACGCGCAGACTCGGGCGAGAGCTCGTCGAATACGCGGGCGTAGCGAACTATCCGGCGGCCGTCGGGCGAAGTTCCGCTCCCCCGACGGAGCGAGAAGCCGACGACTGATTCCACACATCCATGAAAGCTGTTCGAATCTCAGAGACCGACGGGACGGAAGCAGTAACGTACGAAGACGCCCCTCGACCGGAACTCGACAGCGACGAGCTGCTCGTTCGTGTCCGCGCCGCCGGAGTGAATCCGCTCGACTGGCTCGTCTGCCGCGGGGACCTCCCGTCGCTACTGGATAAGCCGCTCCCGTGGATTCCCGGATGGGACGTCTCGGGAGTCGTCGAGTCCGTCGGGACGGAAGCGACTGGCTTCGAGCCCGGTGACGCCGTCTACGGAATGGTTCGGCTTCCCGGTGCCGGAGAGACCTTCGCCGAGTACGCCGCGATGAAGGCCGACGAAGTCGCGCCGAAGCCGCCTTCTCTCACGCACACTGAAGCTGCGGGCGTCCCGATGGCGGGACAGACCGCTTTTCACGCCCTCTTCGAGGAAGCGGGACTCGACGCCGGACAGCGCGTTCTCGTCCACGCGGCGGCGGGCGGCGTCGGCCACGTGGCTGTCCAATTCGCGGCGGACGCGGGGGCACACGTCGTCGGGACGGCGTCCGAACGCAACGAGGCGTACCTCCGCGAACTCGGCGTCGATACGTTCGTCAACTACCGCGAGGACCGAGTCGAAGACGTGATCGACCCCGTGGATGTCGTCGTCGATGCCGTCGGCGGGGAGGTGCTCGAACGGTCCGCGGCGGTCGTCCGACCGGGAGGTGTCGTCGTCACGCTCCCGAATCGACCGCCAGAGACGCTAGTCGAGGAATTCGAAGACGAGTACGACGTTACCGTTCGCTTCTTCGACGTCACGACCGATTCGGACCCGGAGACGCTCCGACGGGTCTCCGATCGAATCGAATCCGGTGCGGTCGAACCGACGATTACCGATACGTATCCGCTCCGGAAGGCGCAGGAAGCGCTCGACAGAAGCGCAGACGGCCACGTTCGCGGGAAACTGGTACTCACCGTGACGGACGAAGGGTGACAGACGACACCGCTCGGGTCGGTGGCGGCGAAACGATGCCGGTCCTAGCCGGGAGGATTCTGCGTCGATTTTCCCGGAGCACAAGCGGTTTAGTGTCGATTACCTAAACAGTCGGTGATGCACGCCGACGAAATCGACCCGCAAGCCCGTGCCGCGGTCGAACGGCAGGACCGCCTTCCGCTCCCCCACAGTCGCCGCGGGATACGACTCTTCCGCCTCCTCACCCGCCCGTTGACGCGGATACGGAATCGGAACCCGCCGACCGTCGGGTCGACCGTCGACGGAACGATTCCGGGTCCCGCGGGCGAACTCGACGCCCGCCTCTACCTCCCGGACGCCGAGGGGCCGTTCCCGACGGTCGTGTTCTTCCACGGCGGGGGGTTCGTCTTCGGGAGCATCGGCACGCACGACTGGCTCTGCCGGCACCTCACGCGGGAGAGCGGATGCGCCGTCCTCTCCGTCGAGTACCGACTCGCCCCCGAACACCCCTTCCCCGCGGCGGTCGAGGACGCCTACGCCGCCGTCGAGTGGGCGGCCGCGAATCCGGACGCCGTCCACGGGACCGGAGAGATAGCGGTCGCCGGCGACTCCGCGGGCGGGAACCTCGCCGCCGTCGCCTCTCTCATGGCCGCCGAACGCGACGGTCCGGAGGTCACGTACCAGACGCTCCTCTACCCCGCCGTCGGCGTCGACGAGGACCAACAGTCCGTCCGAGAGCACGCCGGTATCGTCCTCGAGAGAGCGGACATGGAGTGGTTCGAGCGCTGTTACTACGTCAGCGACGTCCACAGGCGGAACCCCTACGCCGACCCGTCGAACGCCGCCGACCTCTCGGGCGTCGCCCCGGCGACGGTCGTCACCGCCGGGTTCGACCCCCTCCGCGACGGCGGAAAGGCGTACGCCGAACAACTCGTCCGCGACGGCGTCCCCACTCGTTACGAGAACTACGAGGATATGGTCCACGGGTTCATGACGATGCGCGAGGTGGACCGAGCGCGCACGGCTATCGCGGACGTCGCCGACGACATCTCGGACGCAGTCGGCGAGGGGTGACTATCGTCAAGGACTGCGGGTGAGCTACCTCATTCAGTCAGTAGTCCTATTTCCATTATTGAAGTAAGGGTGAGTGGATATGTGCGCTACTTATCGGTTCTCGAGCCATTTCGTGAACGCGCCGCCACCGACGATAAGAGCTGCACCTCCAATTGCTAACGGAGTAGCCTCTGTGATCAATGAGGGATCGACGGGGGCTCCTGCCTGGATTTGGGTGAAGACGTAGAACACTACGGCACCAAAGCCAATAATCATTACAACACCGGCGATGTCCTTCAGAGTTTCATCATCGAGCATCGTGGTAGGCACAATACGGTCTACTATATTAAAATTCATCAAATAATACCATTATATATAACTCCATAAGGACAATATGAATATCTGATCGGACGACG is a window of Halopelagius longus DNA encoding:
- a CDS encoding alpha/beta hydrolase; protein product: MHADEIDPQARAAVERQDRLPLPHSRRGIRLFRLLTRPLTRIRNRNPPTVGSTVDGTIPGPAGELDARLYLPDAEGPFPTVVFFHGGGFVFGSIGTHDWLCRHLTRESGCAVLSVEYRLAPEHPFPAAVEDAYAAVEWAAANPDAVHGTGEIAVAGDSAGGNLAAVASLMAAERDGPEVTYQTLLYPAVGVDEDQQSVREHAGIVLERADMEWFERCYYVSDVHRRNPYADPSNAADLSGVAPATVVTAGFDPLRDGGKAYAEQLVRDGVPTRYENYEDMVHGFMTMREVDRARTAIADVADDISDAVGEG
- a CDS encoding NADP-dependent oxidoreductase gives rise to the protein MKAVRISETDGTEAVTYEDAPRPELDSDELLVRVRAAGVNPLDWLVCRGDLPSLLDKPLPWIPGWDVSGVVESVGTEATGFEPGDAVYGMVRLPGAGETFAEYAAMKADEVAPKPPSLTHTEAAGVPMAGQTAFHALFEEAGLDAGQRVLVHAAAGGVGHVAVQFAADAGAHVVGTASERNEAYLRELGVDTFVNYREDRVEDVIDPVDVVVDAVGGEVLERSAAVVRPGGVVVTLPNRPPETLVEEFEDEYDVTVRFFDVTTDSDPETLRRVSDRIESGAVEPTITDTYPLRKAQEALDRSADGHVRGKLVLTVTDEG